The Vigna angularis cultivar LongXiaoDou No.4 chromosome 6, ASM1680809v1, whole genome shotgun sequence genome contains the following window.
TCGAATTTAGGGTTATGGATGTCGGTTTTGGACATTCTTTAGGTCGTTTTAGGGGTTTTGGATCCTTTCAGAACTGTTGGTAGGGGTTTCCATGTTGTTTTTCTTGCCTAGTGTGTGTATAAGGCTACTATGAAGAAAATTATGTTATTGtgtgattattatttttcagactattataaataatttttatacttgaATTACTTTGAGCATGTGATGTTTATATGATGTTATCTTTGTGAATGGAATGTTGTCGAaaagagttccaaggaggaacttctTATTGATGACTACTAAGTGTTGTGTGTATGAATATATGGAGCTTTGTATTTGAGCTTATCCTAACACGTTAATGATCATTCTCAAGTAAAGAGGGATGAGACATATAGTGAGAGTAGCAGGAAGTCCTCTTCTATGGGCTTTACCTTGGCCAAAGACATTACCAAAGGGCTAACCTTCTGTGGTAGCTTGGAGCGGGCCAACAATATTACAACTACAAGTGCATAAACTATCATAGTTTGACATTCATACTATATCCGAATGATTCAAGTCTAGGTTGATTAAATGAATGACATGTGTGATTAATTGGATTGGAATTGTGTTTTGTGTTGATGTAATAATTGTTCTAGGATAATTCTATTTACACTAATTTACTCTTGCTTTTGTATTGTTTGATTCCCTGTATgtgttatttttctcttttgtaatgatcaccttaatagTGTGAGTTTAGAGGAAATTTTCGGTGAGTAGATACTAGCGGGTGACAGAGTTAAAGCTTATAGTAAAATGTTCACCTTATTTATCTCGttgtagtatatatatatatatatatatatatatatatatatatatatatatatatatatatatatatatattttgctgTATTACTTtcctaataattataataacagtttatatattttactcaaataaattattttgtaaatattaaaaatgtgttatatTAAACACTCTTAATgttcataaattatttcttaGATAAGGTTATTAATACACTCTAAAGTAATTTTCTTCAACTATGTTTGAGCTTAAAATTAATTGACAAAAAgtgaaattataaaagaaaaaaaaatacactccAAGATTTGTAACAGGTAGGTAAGGTGGTACTTCTAATGTTTTTAACCTGTTTTATTAACTTTAACTTCAAAGTTATCCCTATGTGGTCATGTAACAAAAGTTAGATAAATAACTTTTTGTTTGGAACTCAAGTTATATTAACATCAAGGACCTTGAGTGGTGTCAGAGGCCCGTCCCAAGACTCAAATAATCTCAAGTTCCtaagttttcttattttcagTTTAGTTATTGGGTAATGCatttcgttatttttttttaactcattatacagtttttttttggtaaaatatcaaaattcttATAACTcattagaaaatttattaaaaaaattaattctgtAGTCGCTTTGAAATACATAATGGTGAAATGTATATAGAacttaaatttcataaaataaaaaatagtatgatTCCTGACTTCGGGTTTtgatagaagaaaaataatgatgaCATCACAGACATAGTTGGTtctggtaaaaaaaatatattttgattcttttttatatacatgaatgtacttttttttatttgattgaaacccCTTACAATATAGAAACTCTTTTACTTGAATtagaataattgaaaattttaaaagatgatgaatagaaaaaacaaatatattgcACGAATTTAAGTTTAGGTGAACATTGATTTCCTATTGCTGGGTAAAAATTGATAATAAGAGAATTTAATTCCATATTACaattattaaagtattttaaaaaaatgattatctCTAAACCATATGATGgttagaaaatattattaataaattgtcATCTTTGAAATAGTTTTGTTTAAAgtagattttatttgaaatcaaatacatcataaaataaatattgactGAATTAATGGACATAAAGTGAGTAAGAGACATTGAAATCTCTTTCTACAAGACTTAATAACTTTACAGCTTAAaacattagaaaataaaatgaaaattaattatatatttataataaattaagacTTAAAACAAATTTAGGCTTGTTTTTTAGTTGTAGCACATACCAACTGTTCCTAGCTGAACAAGAGTGTAAGAGTGGAAGGAGGAGGTAATGGTGgagattttaattattagtaGAGGAAACATTTTGCCATTTTAGGAATCTGATtacaatgtaaaaaaaaaaaaaaagagaactgagagtgagagtgagagaaaaacTCTGAATACTAtgtaagaaagagagagatgtaaaaaaaaaagaagagagaactGAGAGTGAGAGTGCGAGATGAACTCTGAATACTAtgtaagaaagagagagaaggaaagagaTAGTATTGTAATGAATGTATCTTTGTAAAATATCAGACTTTGGTACTTACAACATATAGAAAACagtaatatataaagaaaaagaagagtaaGGGGTAAAATACAAGCAATTACTTTCTTGAGTTGTGAATCAACACgctttgaaatttatatttccaacaaagtttctccaaacaaaaatcaaatatgtataaaaaaatcaatctcAAAGTTCAACTTCATATACTCAAGAACACCAAACATCAAAACAAGTGCAGCAATTTTTTAGTATATGGGGAACGCCAATTACCAATGTTTTTCAGGGCAGAAAATAAAGACTAAAAACCCTGATTCCTATAGATAACTGGCATTAAGCAGGCCCAATATGCTTTAATAGCCAATGCATATTTCACATTTGCACTAGCTCTAGAAAACTCATATATATGATCAAGTTATTGGCTTTCTTTATTTAGATTTGCCTCTAAAAGTTCATGATGATGTAAACATAAGTAATGCGTAGGTGTAAGAAGCATAAACACATAACGCACTACATTGCACAATAATTAACAAAAGGCTCAACTATTCTATGGACACAATGTCGACATACTATACTCATAAAGTTAGTAAAGTTATAAAACATTAAAGTTTTGGACCTTAATTTTTGGATGCTTATAAATATTTCATGCCCTCTCACCCTGATATTTAAAGTGTACTGTTCTTTTTTATGAGATTATTGTTTCGTTGTGTTCTTGATCTCAAtgcttttacttatttttttgaGAAACAAATCTCAGTGCGGACAAATGACaacaaaagtgagaaaaaacAGTTATGTGCATGTTTGTGcatcttatttttgttttaaaatggtTTGGTTGCCACTCTTCATTGGACCATAAACACAAATGACCAATGCATGTGTCTTGTACAAAGTTCGATCATTAAAGGTGGCAGCAGGTTGCAATGCATGTTCATCAACAGTGCTCTGTGCATGAAATCTGAGGGGTGTAATTGGCTAAAGAGAGAATCTCTGTCCACGTTTGTTGAAAGTAAGCATGAAACCTGCAAAACTTTTAATCTCTCATGCTCGTGAACAAGGTTGTTTGACAGTGTGAGAGcagtgaaatgaaaaaaaaaaacaaaggtgTGAGTCATATAAAGCTGAAATAGTTTGAGGAGAAGAGAACTTGTTAAGATTAAATCACCATGAAGAGGTAGGACTTATAATTCCAGATTTCAAATTAAAACCCTTTATCAACCACAACCACTGCCCTACTAAAGTTATATATCCTTAACACctaacatgaaaaaaataaaatgtaagtTGTGATGATAAATACAAACACTGAGGTATATGCTACTAATGATGATAATTATCTAAGGACAGCTGTGATATAAAAGTTCTTGAACATATGATGGTTCATTATCCAAATTCAAAACCATGGTaaccttttttctcttcttatcaCTTCTTTTTGGAATTCTAAATGCTTACATTATTCAAATATGTTATTCAGAATTTCAGTGAAAAATGTTGCACAATGTTGCCATATATATGTCTTATCTCCTAGCTCCCCTATCTTTATTTTCACTATTAGTGATGGAGCTGTAAGAGAATGCATTTGGTTGTCACAACGCACTTATGCCTTCATTTCCTACACTTTAAGTCCATAGTCAAACATTTATTTATGCCTAGGTTCGTATCGATTCTTGAAGTATAAAACAGTgattttgtcttttctttttaggATGCTCGCAAGCAATAATAGCTTTCTTAGGTGACTTTGTCTTGAATGTAGTGCCGCACTGCCTCATGCACTTCaccattatttaattaagaGATAAACAGCAAATGGGACTCTTACATCAAGTTGCACCAAAAGTGACCGTCAAGCAATGGTATATAATAGCCTCTAAAGCCTAAACAGAACACAGTCTTGGAGTGAAGGGTGCTGTGAAACTGGAATTCTGGGTGAGAAGCTAGCAAGAGTCCTTGCCATCACTCACTCCTATTGTCCTTTGTCCTTCTTCTGTGCAAGTTGTTTAATCAGTCATACTAGATGGAGAGCCAACAGGAAATGATAGTAGGAAAGGTATGTGAAATCTATGAGGAAATCTCCAAACTTGGAGACCTCAACCCCTCCAGCCATGTCAACAACCTCTTCACCCAACTTGTCACGATTTGCACCACCCCATGTCAAATAGATGTTTCTCAGCTGAGCCAACAGGTTAGAGAAACCGTAGCAAAGCTCATTAGACTTTGTGGGAAAGCTGAGGGACTTCTTGAGAGTCACTACTCAACCATCATAGGATCATATGAAAATCCTTTAAACCACATGAAACTCTTCCCCTACTACTCTAATTACCTCAAACTAAGTCACTTGGAGTTCACCATGCTCACCACACACTGCACCCAACAAGTCCCCTCCCAACTTGCCTTTGTGGGTTCAGGTCCCCTTCCTCTCACCTCAATCATTTTGGCCACCCATTACCTCAGGCAGACATGCTTCCACAACTACGACATAGATCTTTTGGCAAATGTCAAGGCTCATAGCTTGGTCTCTTCGGACCCTGACTTGTCCAAGAGAATGTTCTTCCACACTAATGATATTCTAAACGTGTCAAATGGCCTCAAGGACTATAACGTGGTCTACTTGGCAGCACTTGTGGGCATGGACCATAAGGATAAAGCAGAAGTCATCAAACACCTTGCCAAGTTCATGGCTCCAGGAGCTATTTTGCTGTTGAGGAGTGCACATGGTGCTAGAGCCTTCCTCTACCCGGTGGTTGATCCTTCTTCCGATCTCAAAGGTTTTGAAATTCTCTCCGTTTTTCACCCCACTGATGAGGTTATTAACTCAGTTATTGTTGCACGCAAGCATTTGGTGAATCAAGGGACTTATTCAGCAGTGTTGGCTAGCAAATGCTATGGAGTTGAAGGGTTTAATCCCTTCAACCATGGGAAGGTTATTGAGGAGTTGACAGTTGAAGATCAAGCTTGAGGGGAGGGACATGGTGGCTCCTTAATTTGTGTCGTCCATCATAAATCATCATCTACTAACATATGATGTGATGTTATATGATGTGATATTGCATTAGCAGTTATTATCACACAAGAAGTGTATCACCACCATGACATTATTGTTGTTGGATAATAAAACCTGTTTTGTTAACATCTTACCTTCTGCTTCTTCTCTTTTCCTCCACTCAGAAAACTTCACTATTGTCTCTTTGAAAGTTTTTGGACAATAATTGGACAGTGATCTCTGTTCAAAACTGAgctgattatttttttttttacaaaatcaaaacattaaaattatagaagaaagaaattatctaatttaaaaattgaaatgcaAATCATCCAACTTAtacttgtaaaaaaatattaaaaaaataaaactcattgtaaaataataaaattaaattaaataaatgctttaacaacttttgaaattaaacagCACTTAAATTTATAGGTATTATACACAATATAAAAACTCTACAGTTCATTTACAttgaatttaaatgaatataaagcCTAACTTTTTAAgcttaataataaatattttccctagatttttacaatttttgtaattttgccattaaattttttattttgcaaattttaccatataaactttttatatttttatcaattgacTATTATATTAGTAAGGACATAACAAGGGAATTAAGGTAAGGAACTTTTTAGTTCAATTACAAAAACGGATTTTAGTTACTTAGCAATTGTAATATGGCAAtctcaaaaaattttaaatattaacagattaaaaataataatcaattatagatgaattttttaaaaatttaattatctataaatattaaaaaaaattaatgacagatgaatttaaaataagaattattgaaaaattttaatatgaattttatcacaaaatgaataaaaacttttaaaaaaaatattatacgtATTTATCCATGAATTTGTTTGTTGCTATCAAATCTATTAccaataaaaaacttatttgtaataaaagtcatataaattagtttcttaatgaattttaataatagatatattatgtaatattttaatttcagtttacaattgataaaaaaaaagtgttataaaattgataaaataaatcagaTTTATTTCAAACTTGTAGATACAATATTAATACTAAAAGAAAACACTAAAGAAACAACACGATAAATTAATATCCAAAAAGAAATTCATAAAACTAACatagaaatattattatacatCACTTATTTATCAAAACAATTATATCACATTTGAAGATTTGTATTAGACTCAATTATCTTTATACATGTGTCCTTGAGTTAAATTAGTGGAGTTATGCATTTGtggtaataaaaatattattgtaccACACACACAATATTAGTCTTTGTCATAGTCATAAGAACCCTAGGGTTGTCCTTATGACAGGACCTCCTATCACTGTCATTACCTAATCATCATCCTCTTCATGAGTATGAACGATTAATAGAGTTCAGGATGATTACACAAatgtgtcgcaaccggaatcgcgacgggacgacgatccaataaaagaaagagtattaattttgaaaaagagattttggagtcgccaccatagtttattctggaaaactacggaaaaaccataaaatgataaggcatggtcaaattgaaccagattcttggttcgggagtcggttacgtgtagggaaggtattagcaccctacaacgcctgccctaaggcagtacctttaactaaatgcgcgaatgtggatgtggttttcaaagtgtttaactttcccttaaaataaaactcaaaagaaacaaacaatattttttagccttttgggcccgacaaggattgaccttgctcctacgtatctcatgcaaaatgagaaatcagggttacgtagttcttttagaaactgtttgagaaatttgtttggaaaattgtttgaaaacttgttatggataatttggatttttgggagaatgagcctgacaaggactggccttgctcctacgtatctccacttttgatggagaatcaaggatcacgtagttctgcaaggcaatattgtttgttatttgaaaaagtagatgttttttagtttattaaagattttatattttttggtattttttatttaggagaatgaagaggtttttagcacaaggacgatgcgtgcgatcacacatgtgcctaaacctttgaaacatatttttttgcgtaatgagtactaggctgatgtgtacgatcgcacgagcactcacacggcttttttttctcttattgttttgcgtaatgagtactaggctgatgcgtacgatcgcacgagcactcacacggctttctcttttattgttttgcgtaatgagtactaggctgatgcgtacgatcgcacgagcactcacacggctttttatttattttatatttgggcaataagtactaggctgatgcgtacgatcgcacgagtactcataccgagatttattacattaaatgtttttttttaagttttatatatttttttatttacaatttttataatttttaagtaaaacaacacaaataagtttactaaataaaacaaaggggtgAGAGTTACTGTACAATGggtgagaaaaataataataaaaaacataaaaaaacaaagccCGACGTGAATAGGGATGCCGAACGTTCCGTCGCAGGCGATCGTGCAGTTCGTGGTAGAGACCGAACGTACGTTGGGAAAGGAggtgaatgacgagcgctcgttggggacgagcgttcatTGGGCGATGATGAACGTTCGAGCGGACGTTGAGAACAGGAGAGTggatgacgagcgctcgttggtgGAGATGTCGGACGGACGCTGGAAGAGGAGGCttaatgacgagcgctcgttggggacgagcgttcgatgGGCGATGAAGGACGGATGCTGAGAAATGGgttgaatgacgagcgttcgttggagCACATGCGAATGGACGCTGGGAAACGGgttgaatgacgagcgctcgcatgggcgagcgttcgttggggaaatGGGGACGGACGTTCGTTGTGGAATGGTCACCAAATGATTCGTCCAAGAGGAGGCagaacggacgctgggaaactggctgaatgacgagcgttcgttggagCATATGCGAACGGACACTGGGAAACGGGTTGAATGATGAGCGCTCGCAtgggcgagcgttcgttggggaaatGGGGACGGACGTTCGTTGTGGAAGATGTCGGACGGACGCTGGAAGAGGAGGCttaatgacgagcgctcgttggggacgagcgttcgatgGGCGATGAAGGACGGATGCTGAGAAATGGgttgaatgacgagcgttcgttggagCATAtgcgaacggacgctgggaaacgggttgaatgacgagcgttcgttggagCATAtgcgaacggacgctgggaaacgggttgaatgacgagcgttcgttggagCATAtgcgaacggacgctgggaaacgggttgaatgacgagcgctcgcatgggcgagcgttcgttggggaaatGGGGACGGACGTTCGTTGTGGAATGGTCACCAAATGATTCGTCCAAGAGGAGGCagaacggacgctgggaaactggctgaatgacgagcgctcgtttgggcgagcgttcgtttggacgagcgttcgttgtggaAGATGTCGGACGGACGCTGGAAGAGGAGGCttaatgacgagcgctcgttggggacgagcgttcgatgGGCGATGAAGGACGGATGCTGAGAAATGGgttgaatgacgagcgttcgttggagCATAtgcgaacggacgctgggaaacgggttgaatgacgagcgttcgttggagCATAtgcgaacggacgctgggaaacgggttgaatgacgagcgctcgcaTGAGCGAGCGTTCGTTAGGGAAATGGGGACGGACGATTGGAAACTAACTGAAAGACGAACGTTCGAATAAGGCTTAACGTGCGTTTATTTATGGACTGTGAGTGTGAGTATGGAGGATGGGTATTTGGCCGTGAGGTGTTTTGGGAGGTTGATGATGACCAGTGAATGCGGGGAGAGGAATAGAGGTTCACGGCAGCAAAGAGGGCTGGGGATGATGTGATGAGGATGGAGAAGAGTTTGGGGTGGTGGTTGGCTGGGATGACGCGAGGTCGCAGTGGCGCGAGGAAGCTAACGGCTTACAATGGTGGCATTAATGGCTATGACATGTCAATGGGGAATGAATGCGGTGGTCTCGATGGCGGCTTCGTTACACTCAAGGTGATTTGGTTTGAAGGTGGTGTAGACGATGACGGTGAAGGGACGGATTTCACTGCTGAATCGCGTGAAGTAGTATGGTAGCGATGATGATCTGGGGTGATGAGTTTTCTGAGTTTACTAAAGCCATGGTCGGGTTCGTTAGTTCTGAAGCTGGCGAAGTGGTCACGGTGGCAGAGAGTTGGTTACAGGAACCTGGAGATGGTGAGTCAATGAAAACGGCTCGCGCTGTAGGGTCAGCCGAGAAACAGGGATGACAGAGTGGGCATgggagatgatgatgatggtgaatCTGGTGAAGTGGCTGAGGGACGATGAGTTTGCTGGCTGGGATAGATGATGATTGGTGAAGATAAGTAGTGGCCGTAAGGTGTTAACAATGGCCGTAGGTGTCTACGAAAGTGATGAAGTTGGCTGTGTATGAGTATAGGAGATAATGGAGAAAGAGAATGTGATGAAAATGATAGGTGCAGGCCGCGGGTGTCAATATGGCTTGTGGCATTGGGTGAATATGGACAATTGGTGTTGGACGTTCAGTGTCATGAAGGGATGAAGATTGATTTTCGGTAACAACAGACGTGCACAAATATTTACAACACTAGCCATTCATTAAATAACAACATATGCAAACTTAACATACGTAAGCTTAACACATGCAAACTTAGTAACAACATAACAGAGGCATGCTCAAAGGCAACTTAACAGAGGCACATTCAAGGTCAATCAATCAAACTCAGAAAAACATGGAGTGGAAggcattacttacctcttgaagcttggttcactCTTTGTTAGCCTCCTGCGTCCGATCTCCTCCTCTTCTCGGTTGGCTTTCCTTTGCAATCAGGTGCTCCTTCCCCAGTTCCTTTTTTATGGCTGGAGTGGATGAAGGTTGCTGCTGGAAGTGAGGGCGAAAATGGAGAGCTGGCCCCTCATGAGTGAAAAGGAAGCGtttcttttatagccaaatCTCAGAACCCGTGAGCCTCCCAACCTGTTCAGAATTCTTCCCGTGATCCTCTTTTCTTTGCATGCTGAGCTACAGTTTTTTGGCCGTGAGAAAATAGGTGAGGGCCTCCcaatcttgtcttcttcttcatacgGTGGACACCCTGTGCGTGTGGTTGCTTCCCTTTGCATTatttctgatttcttcattttttacttCATTATTGCTGCATGTGGGACACTCCAATATGTGCTCATTGACCGCCTTCTTGTCAAGTGGTTCTTCCATGTCATCAGAACACCATTTTATTCTCCTTCTTACATGTCCCTCCACCTTCACGTGCATGTGCTGACCAAACTGCATCCACTTACACATGTGTTCCTGGGAAAACCTGCTTACTGCTGTGTGTGTCTTAGAGCTGTTGCTCTGGACGTGAAAGAGTTGGAGCATGGAGGTTAATGATGATAGGTGGGAACCTCTGCTGTCCGTCACATGCTcaccaaaccaaacaaaagtgaatacaaaaaaaaacatagcaGCTGCTCTTTCTTTATTCAAAGAAAGCCATTACTTCAATGTGCCTCCAGCTCACTTTCACGTGGCAGCACCTCCTTGCCAGTGCACTTACACTATTTTTCTGCATGCTTCTTACCATCTTCACGTGCTACCATGCCCCTTTGTTTTGCTGCCATGTGCGTCTCAAGCTGGATGAAATTTGTTGCTGCAGGCCGTGAGCTTCTCAACTGCTGGATGGTGGATCGTGGCAGCTGCTGGATTAGACGTGAAGTGTTGGCTGGTGATGGTAGCTGCCGTGGTTggaggagaggaagaagatgagtgtcGTGGTGGCAGGGAGGTTGAACGTAGAAGGAGATGATGAGGACGGTGAGATTGGGTTGAATGGTGGTGATGTGGTGATTCACGGGTGTGGTTGTTTGCAGGTCCGGTGCTGGAGGTGGTGAGGTCAGAGGTAGACGATGATAGTGAAGTGGGTTGGTCTGAGATTGTGAAATGGTTGTGGTGGAATGATGGGTTGCGTTCAGCTTCACGATGGCTGGATATGGGTGGCACTGTGCCTTGGCTACCGATATGGTGGTTACAATGGTCGTGTGATGAGTGAAATATATTGAAAGAGATGAATGGAGGGAAACATAAATGACGAGAAGTTTCGGCCGAGGCCTTGTATTTTTGTTGTGATTGAACCGAGAATTGGTAGATATTGCactcaataataatatataaaaccaTGCATTTCAGTAGCTTAAGTACGTAGACATGCATTTTCAACATCATATGAACACAGTTTAAACACACACCTCTTGAAGCTTTCTGTAACTTCTCAGAGTAGTTTCCTCGTCTTTGCTCTTTTTCAGCCTCCTCTTTTCTTTCAAGCTTTTTTTAGTAGCTTCCGGGAGGCAAGTGGAATAAAGTCTGCAGCATCCAAACATGCCAGGCACATGGGAGGCAACCACTAGTGGCTGCCATGGAGTCAAACTTGTGCGACTGGAAACTGCAGGTGTGCATGGTGGCTGCCATGTGAGGCAGGAAAGCATCTTCTCTGCAAAGATTAGGAAACCACCGTGGCatccctttttattattttataaatatatatatattttttttgtatttttgtattttatgtatttttgtatttcgtatgtgtataatttttttgattttataaaaatgaaactaaagtaaaacaaagttaataaaaaaacaaaaagaaaataaaagatgaaatagagataaaattaagttaaaacagaaaagatttattatttttatttgatttgatttttttttattctgtatgaaaataaactaataatgaagataaaacaaaaaaaagaaaataaagagaaaagaaaaaaaaatacaaattctgacacacatttttttatttttatttaacgtacctggacgaaattgggtgttgacaaaaTGGAATAGTCCTTACCTAAAAATAAGACAAACATTAGTGAAACACACATTTTATGGGATTCCCTTCCTAAAAATCATTGCTTCATCATCACTTTCATACCATGATTTAACAAACTCATATGGCATCAATATCATCATTCATTAAAACATCATAGTACTCATAAACATATACATAAAGTATTGTGAATTCTATCTCAAATAGACatggaaataaattttcaaacatgCACACTAATGCTCAAAAGTGGTGCCCAACTCTAGGTTTCTTGCAGAAGGTGGCCCTTAGTGGCATTCCTGGTGCTTAACATCAGACCTTTCACAAAAGGTGACACTCAATCTAGCACTTAGCGAGAGTTCAAGCGCTCAACGCATTCTTCTCACAAAATATTGTACTTAGTGACACCCTCCTACGGCTCAACATTCAGGAACAAAAATGATTCAAACTTGTAGTGAAAGATGACACTCAATAGTGAAAGATGACACTCAACAGTGCCCTACTGCCGCTCAATGCCAAAGCATTCACAGTTTACTATGTTTAGCCATACAAAACCGACACTCAAACTAACACTTAGCGCTAACTTGCAATCACTCAACGTTGTATCAAACatcaacaaataaatttatgtgaTTTGGAGAAAAATGAATATGTTCAAATAATCAAATTGGTATTCCCTTCTTAGTATTTTGgttaaaaacaacttttaatgtTAAGGCACATACCAGTTGGCTCAAATTATTAGATCATAAGTTTCTTAATCAACACAATTTCAACCAAGACAAATAACATAACAAACATCCAACACAAACCAAATTCAATAGATCAAGCATCATCATACTAGTCAA
Protein-coding sequences here:
- the LOC108342357 gene encoding nicotianamine synthase, whose protein sequence is MESQQEMIVGKVCEIYEEISKLGDLNPSSHVNNLFTQLVTICTTPCQIDVSQLSQQVRETVAKLIRLCGKAEGLLESHYSTIIGSYENPLNHMKLFPYYSNYLKLSHLEFTMLTTHCTQQVPSQLAFVGSGPLPLTSIILATHYLRQTCFHNYDIDLLANVKAHSLVSSDPDLSKRMFFHTNDILNVSNGLKDYNVVYLAALVGMDHKDKAEVIKHLAKFMAPGAILLLRSAHGARAFLYPVVDPSSDLKGFEILSVFHPTDEVINSVIVARKHLVNQGTYSAVLASKCYGVEGFNPFNHGKVIEELTVEDQA